In the Victivallis sp. Marseille-Q1083 genome, one interval contains:
- a CDS encoding flavodoxin family protein, whose translation MKGLNRKNVLIISSTPRSGGNSDVLCDEFARGARDSGNAVEKIRPKDLKLHFCTGCGVCNHTHKCVQNEYDI comes from the coding sequence ATGAAAGGCCTGAATAGGAAGAATGTATTGATCATCTCCTCCACGCCGCGCAGCGGCGGCAACTCCGACGTGCTCTGCGATGAATTCGCCCGAGGAGCGCGCGACTCCGGCAATGCCGTGGAAAAAATCCGGCCCAAAGACCTGAAGCTGCATTTCTGCACCGGCTGCGGCGTGTGCAATCACACCCACAAATGCGTCCAGAACGAATATGATATCTAG
- a CDS encoding alpha-galactosidase, giving the protein MQNRFVVSALFGGLLAGMASGAYADSWLLSEVPRKHIMQEWGIAWSNRSVEGNPLKVGGVTYENGIGTHAAGFIGLQLDGRANRISGLVGVDDEVGSGSGSVIFRIVNGDDGRVLWQSRLLKSGMAAEPFDVTLAGVNKLELVTADGGDGNGYDHADWLEVKIDYDGAAPVALADQTVVTTDHLQWMLKGTPGGGLLQWGLEGQMQDNGIKMIDALVTFPPRYSEGFILPSNLKVAQADGSYNLSLQFQSQEIENVSDDVVRQTYHLVDPKYPVAVDLIVTAYQREDVLESVVAITNRGDRPIEVMDRDSVFVAFPAREAYLTNFNGTWGAELTGWSEDKVPRGIVEHHHFGLDQTAWPDYPGMFLSFGQPAEEDSGDVFAAAIAWSGNWQYKVTRLPDDRIFFSGGAVADPIKLAPGESCRTPRVIMTYSTAGKGQASRNLHRFARRYGIMNGEKERPVVLNSWEGVYFTFDEKKLIDMMDGAAALGAEMFVLDDGWFGNEHPRNNDKAGLGDWQVNKSKLPGGLEKLIEEAHQRGLQFGLWVEPEMVNPASNLYEAHPDWVMRIPNRETYSGRNQYLLDMSKPEVEEFIYRAVSDILKAHPGIKYIKWDHNMPGLNGGAAHLGDNQGALSDKHNQAYYRIMERLRRDFPDVMFQLCSSGGGRIDYGAMKYSDEFWTSDETNAIKRIPIQWGVSHFFPSNAMASHIGRYGEGDFKLRADVSMTGRLGIELDPEVLSEADHEVVKRGIAAYKELRGFLHSADLYRGRSPFDSQTTELTFVGPDKKEAVFFAFKRDSGARTETLVMKGLDPNGTYRLTEVNPDDEPRFTPGVFSGRELMEKGIAFRFPEKPSSAVVKLLAE; this is encoded by the coding sequence ATGCAGAATCGTTTTGTCGTGTCGGCGCTGTTTGGTGGATTGCTGGCCGGAATGGCTTCCGGAGCCTATGCGGACAGTTGGTTGTTGTCGGAGGTGCCGAGAAAGCATATTATGCAGGAGTGGGGCATAGCGTGGAGCAACCGGTCGGTGGAAGGCAACCCGTTGAAAGTCGGCGGAGTGACCTACGAGAATGGGATCGGTACCCATGCGGCCGGTTTCATCGGTTTGCAGCTGGATGGCCGGGCGAACCGCATTTCCGGCCTGGTCGGCGTCGATGATGAGGTCGGTTCCGGTTCCGGTTCGGTTATTTTCCGGATTGTCAATGGCGATGATGGCCGGGTGCTGTGGCAATCCCGGTTGCTGAAAAGCGGCATGGCGGCGGAGCCTTTCGACGTAACGCTGGCCGGGGTGAACAAGCTGGAACTGGTGACCGCCGACGGTGGCGACGGCAACGGTTACGACCATGCCGATTGGCTGGAGGTCAAGATTGATTACGACGGCGCGGCGCCGGTGGCCCTGGCGGACCAGACGGTGGTGACGACGGACCATCTGCAGTGGATGTTGAAAGGAACTCCCGGCGGCGGGTTGCTGCAGTGGGGCCTGGAAGGGCAGATGCAGGACAACGGCATCAAAATGATCGACGCGCTGGTCACTTTTCCGCCGCGCTACAGCGAGGGCTTCATACTGCCGTCGAATCTGAAGGTTGCCCAGGCGGACGGTTCCTACAATCTGTCGCTGCAGTTTCAGTCGCAGGAAATCGAGAATGTATCCGACGACGTCGTGCGGCAGACCTATCACCTGGTCGATCCGAAATATCCGGTGGCGGTCGATTTGATCGTCACCGCCTATCAGCGGGAAGATGTGCTGGAATCGGTGGTGGCGATCACCAACCGCGGCGACCGGCCGATCGAAGTGATGGACCGCGACTCGGTTTTTGTCGCCTTTCCGGCTCGGGAGGCTTATCTGACCAATTTCAACGGCACCTGGGGCGCGGAATTGACCGGCTGGAGCGAGGACAAGGTGCCGCGCGGCATCGTCGAGCACCATCATTTCGGCCTGGATCAGACTGCCTGGCCGGATTATCCGGGGATGTTCCTGAGTTTCGGGCAGCCGGCCGAAGAGGACAGTGGCGATGTTTTTGCCGCCGCGATCGCCTGGAGCGGCAATTGGCAGTACAAGGTGACCCGTCTGCCGGACGACCGTATTTTCTTCAGCGGCGGGGCGGTGGCCGACCCGATCAAACTGGCCCCTGGTGAAAGTTGCCGGACGCCGCGGGTGATCATGACTTATTCCACTGCCGGAAAAGGCCAGGCGTCGCGCAATCTGCACCGTTTTGCCCGCCGTTACGGCATCATGAATGGCGAAAAGGAACGCCCGGTGGTGCTGAACAGTTGGGAAGGCGTCTATTTCACTTTCGACGAGAAGAAGCTGATCGATATGATGGATGGCGCGGCGGCGCTCGGCGCCGAAATGTTCGTGCTGGATGACGGCTGGTTCGGCAACGAACATCCGCGCAACAATGACAAAGCCGGCCTGGGCGATTGGCAGGTCAACAAATCCAAATTGCCGGGCGGGCTGGAAAAGTTGATCGAGGAGGCGCACCAGCGCGGTCTGCAGTTCGGGCTGTGGGTGGAGCCGGAAATGGTCAATCCGGCCAGCAATCTTTATGAGGCGCACCCGGACTGGGTGATGCGGATTCCGAACCGGGAGACCTATAGCGGACGCAACCAATATCTGCTGGATATGAGCAAGCCGGAAGTCGAGGAGTTCATCTATCGGGCTGTCAGCGATATTCTGAAGGCGCATCCGGGCATCAAATACATCAAATGGGATCACAACATGCCCGGTCTCAACGGCGGCGCCGCTCATCTCGGCGACAACCAGGGCGCGTTGTCCGACAAGCACAATCAGGCTTATTACCGGATCATGGAACGGTTGCGGCGGGATTTCCCGGATGTCATGTTCCAGTTGTGTTCTTCCGGCGGCGGCCGCATCGATTACGGCGCGATGAAATACAGCGATGAATTTTGGACCAGCGACGAAACCAACGCCATCAAACGGATTCCGATTCAGTGGGGTGTCAGTCATTTCTTTCCGTCCAATGCCATGGCTTCGCACATTGGCCGTTACGGGGAAGGGGACTTCAAATTGCGGGCCGATGTGTCGATGACCGGCCGGTTGGGAATCGAACTGGATCCGGAGGTGCTCTCGGAGGCCGATCATGAAGTGGTCAAGCGCGGCATCGCCGCCTATAAGGAATTGCGCGGTTTTCTGCACAGTGCGGACTTGTATCGCGGTCGTTCGCCGTTCGATTCGCAGACCACTGAGCTGACCTTCGTCGGGCCGGATAAAAAGGAAGCGGTCTTTTTCGCGTTCAAGCGTGACAGCGGAGCCAGGACGGAAACGCTGGTGATGAAGGGGTTGGATCCGAACGGGACGTATCGTTTGACGGAGGTCAATCCGGACGACGAACCGCGTTTCACGCCCGGCGTATTTTCCGGCCGGGAACTGATGGAAAAAGGCATCGCCTTCCGTTTCCCGGAAAAACCGTCCAGTGCGGTGGTGAAATTGCTGGCGGAATAA
- a CDS encoding LacI family DNA-binding transcriptional regulator: MTKFGNGRLRDVAALAGVSPSTASKVLSCRLGNARIASQTRDRILAAARELNYVPNVHARRLFRQHSGVIGLVVPSYRRLGSRLFDDRHLVGILAGMEVGLTRGDCDLLLLFNDENFRRRRRFISLFQEHNIDGLLIWGVYGDEQEWTELAAAQFPYLFLTNLPGDRKQWNYIGSDFAGDAGRLLAVWLAQGCRRFGWLGGKPEISPTRWQEEGMARTLAAAGIDFAAVPKFYGDYQPAAGYANMSRLLETGMALDAVIAADTNIAVGALRCLRERNRQLPVSALDGLDADAAEYGICCVVPDDEQIGELAVGQLLALVEGRSENVQMKLPGRLRLEK; encoded by the coding sequence ATGACGAAATTCGGCAATGGGCGGCTGCGTGACGTGGCGGCTTTGGCCGGAGTTTCGCCGAGTACGGCTTCAAAAGTATTGAGCTGCCGGTTGGGCAATGCCCGCATCGCGTCGCAAACCCGGGATCGGATTCTGGCGGCGGCGCGGGAATTGAATTACGTGCCCAATGTCCATGCCCGTCGGCTGTTTCGCCAGCATAGCGGGGTGATCGGCCTGGTGGTGCCTTCCTACCGCCGGCTGGGAAGCCGGCTGTTCGACGATCGTCATCTGGTCGGTATTCTCGCCGGGATGGAAGTCGGACTGACGCGGGGCGATTGTGATTTGCTGCTGCTGTTCAACGATGAGAATTTTCGCCGCCGGAGGCGGTTTATCAGCCTGTTTCAAGAACACAATATCGACGGCCTGCTGATCTGGGGCGTTTACGGGGACGAGCAGGAATGGACGGAGTTGGCGGCGGCGCAATTTCCCTATCTGTTCCTCACCAATCTGCCGGGGGACCGGAAGCAGTGGAATTATATCGGCAGCGATTTTGCCGGAGATGCCGGCCGCCTGCTGGCGGTTTGGCTGGCGCAGGGCTGTCGCCGGTTCGGCTGGTTGGGCGGCAAGCCGGAAATTTCGCCGACCCGCTGGCAGGAGGAGGGCATGGCCCGGACCCTGGCGGCGGCCGGTATTGACTTTGCCGCGGTGCCGAAGTTTTACGGCGATTATCAGCCGGCGGCCGGCTACGCGAATATGAGCCGGTTGTTGGAAACCGGGATGGCGCTGGATGCCGTCATCGCGGCCGATACCAACATTGCGGTCGGGGCGTTGCGTTGCCTGCGGGAACGCAATCGGCAGCTGCCGGTGTCGGCGCTGGACGGCCTCGACGCGGATGCGGCCGAATACGGCATTTGCTGTGTGGTTCCGGATGACGAGCAGATCGGTGAACTGGCGGTGGGGCAGTTGCTGGCGCTGGTGGAGGGGCGAAGCGAAAACGTGCAGATGAAATTGCCGGGCCGGCTGCGGCTGGAGAAGTGA
- a CDS encoding ABC transporter permease subunit: MRRTVAENDEYFEVYDPAGNVVGRALRRDCHGHPELRHRTSHVAVFHPDGRLLLQKRAGTKDIQPGKWDTAVGGHLRPGEDYEAGARREMHEELGIAADLPLFRLFELTIANPVETEEVGVFGLVYAGPFEAQAEEIDELRFWTREELLDPANRQRMTPNLLEELKLLFEWANWPPVPADADGELPPEEGSAPPEEAFSFRRTAWRRFWSDPVARIGVAGILLLFVPSLLAPFLVNGRPLLLRTSEGWSMPFLRYFFAPDTTEVLIEQLFNYALLLIPLLLAVRRLSRRRPKRRWWLSAAVALLCLAPFVWTKPVMDKTDFRAVLAADPANWALFAPVPYSPYELVASPYEKPSAKHWMGTDDIGRDVTARMLYGGRVSLAVGILATVVALVIGTALGLCTGYFGGKFDLVTMRMVEIIICFPTFLLLLILMAIFRDWKFEQSILIIIGVLGLTGWIGLCQLVRGEVLKHRTLPYIRSCEAIGLPVWRTMLFHLLPNVSGPILISFSFAVAGAILSESSLSFLGFGVQPPTASWGGLLRQAFNDPFAYWHLTLWPGLALFIAVSAFNFTGEGMRKIFDPKA, encoded by the coding sequence ATGAGACGGACCGTGGCGGAGAACGACGAATATTTCGAGGTGTATGACCCGGCCGGCAACGTCGTCGGCCGGGCGTTGCGGCGCGATTGTCACGGCCATCCGGAATTGCGGCATCGCACCAGCCATGTCGCGGTATTTCATCCGGACGGCCGGCTGCTGCTGCAGAAACGGGCGGGGACGAAGGACATTCAGCCGGGCAAATGGGATACCGCAGTCGGAGGGCATTTGCGGCCCGGCGAAGATTATGAGGCCGGCGCCCGCCGCGAAATGCACGAAGAGCTGGGAATCGCCGCCGATCTGCCGTTGTTCCGCTTGTTCGAGCTGACCATCGCCAATCCGGTGGAGACCGAGGAGGTCGGCGTGTTCGGTTTGGTTTATGCCGGGCCGTTCGAAGCGCAGGCGGAGGAGATCGACGAACTGAGGTTCTGGACGCGGGAAGAGCTGCTTGATCCGGCCAACCGGCAGCGGATGACGCCGAATCTGCTTGAGGAATTGAAATTGTTGTTCGAATGGGCGAACTGGCCGCCCGTTCCGGCGGATGCCGATGGCGAATTGCCGCCGGAGGAGGGGAGCGCGCCGCCGGAAGAGGCGTTTTCGTTCCGGCGGACGGCCTGGCGGCGTTTCTGGAGCGATCCGGTCGCCCGGATCGGGGTCGCCGGAATTTTGCTCCTTTTCGTGCCGTCGCTGCTGGCGCCGTTTCTGGTCAACGGCCGGCCGTTGCTGTTGCGGACGTCGGAGGGCTGGAGTATGCCTTTCCTGCGTTATTTTTTTGCGCCGGATACGACTGAAGTGTTGATCGAGCAGTTGTTCAACTATGCCTTGCTGCTGATTCCTCTGCTGCTGGCGGTCCGCCGGCTGAGCCGGCGGCGGCCGAAACGGCGGTGGTGGCTGTCGGCGGCGGTGGCGCTGTTGTGCCTGGCGCCGTTTGTCTGGACGAAACCGGTGATGGACAAGACCGATTTTCGGGCCGTGCTGGCGGCGGACCCGGCGAATTGGGCGTTGTTCGCGCCAGTGCCGTACAGCCCTTATGAACTGGTGGCGTCGCCCTATGAAAAGCCTTCGGCCAAACACTGGATGGGAACCGACGATATCGGCCGCGACGTCACCGCCCGGATGCTGTACGGCGGCCGGGTGTCGCTGGCGGTCGGCATTCTGGCGACGGTGGTGGCGCTGGTGATCGGTACGGCGCTGGGGTTGTGTACCGGTTATTTCGGCGGCAAATTCGACCTGGTGACGATGCGGATGGTGGAAATCATCATCTGCTTTCCGACTTTTCTGCTGCTGCTGATCCTGATGGCGATCTTTCGCGACTGGAAGTTCGAACAATCGATTCTGATCATCATCGGCGTCCTCGGGTTGACCGGCTGGATCGGACTGTGCCAGCTGGTGCGCGGCGAGGTGCTCAAGCACCGGACTTTGCCCTATATCCGCAGTTGCGAGGCGATCGGGCTGCCGGTCTGGCGGACGATGCTGTTCCATCTGCTGCCGAATGTTTCCGGCCCGATTCTGATCTCCTTTTCTTTTGCGGTGGCCGGGGCGATCCTGTCGGAGAGCAGTTTGAGTTTCCTCGGCTTCGGCGTTCAGCCGCCGACCGCGAGCTGGGGCGGTTTGTTGCGCCAGGCGTTCAACGATCCGTTCGCCTACTGGCATTTGACCCTGTGGCCGGGGCTGGCGTTGTTCATTGCCGTTTCCGCCTTCAACTTCACCGGGGAAGGCATGCGGAAAATTTTTGACCCGAAGGCGTAA
- a CDS encoding ATP-dependent Clp protease ATP-binding subunit, producing MAGSEEFGGMKNFTPRARHVLVLAQKEAERFNHDAVGSEHLLLGLLVLGEGVAVSVLKAMGLNLDKLRIEVEKVCGVGGPTKTAGLIPFTPQLKRILILAATEARAMNYNFIGTEHLLLALLRDGESSAARILANLKLDVDKVRQEVIRALDADYVPESDEQPEANAGAGESGGDNQELPALNSFGRNLTDMAARGELDPVIGRQDEIERVIQVLCRRTKNNPVLIGEAGVGKTAILEGLAEAIAAHHVPEILADKKIYALDLPLMVAGTKYRGQFEERIKAVIDEVRNSRKVILFIDELHTIVGAGGAEGAMDAANIIKPALSRGELQCVGATTMDEYRKGIEKDAALERRFQPIIVNPPSVEDAIKILMGLRPTYEAHHHVKYTDDAIITAVKLADRYISGRFLPDKAIDVMDEAGARARIANVTPPPDTTELETAIEAARKAKEEAIADQHFEDAAECRDRERRLKQELEALLEAHREACDQKVPLITRREIAEVLAKLTGVPVQQMEEGESQKLLRMEDELRKVVVGQDEAVAVISRALRRSRADLKNPARPIGSFIFLGPTGVGKTLLAKALAEFMFGDSEALIQVDMSEYMEKFNVSRLIGSPPGYVGHGEGGELTERVRRRPYSVVLFDEIEKAHPDVMHMLLQILEEGKITDTLGRRIDFRNTIIIMTSNVGAELLVKGNKSLGFGGDVSGGEDKARERLMELARKFFKPEFLNRVDDVIIFRKLEKKDLISIVDIELEKVKERLSGRNLKLKLDDDVKEFLIQKGYEPEYGARPLRRSVERYLEDPLAEEILKGRFTESNGIQVTLDNQKLLFFPLAADEPLFREGSEPASPAGEKKPRARRSGTRRKPAGGDAKE from the coding sequence ATGGCTGGATCGGAAGAATTTGGCGGCATGAAGAATTTCACGCCGCGGGCGCGGCACGTTCTGGTGTTGGCCCAGAAGGAGGCGGAACGATTTAATCATGACGCAGTGGGCTCGGAGCATCTGCTGTTGGGATTGCTGGTGCTCGGCGAGGGCGTGGCGGTCTCGGTGCTGAAGGCGATGGGACTCAACCTCGACAAGCTGCGCATCGAAGTGGAAAAGGTTTGCGGAGTCGGCGGACCGACGAAAACTGCCGGCCTGATTCCTTTCACCCCGCAGCTGAAGCGGATTTTGATCCTGGCGGCGACCGAAGCGCGGGCGATGAATTACAATTTCATCGGGACGGAGCATCTGCTGCTGGCTCTGCTGCGGGACGGCGAAAGTTCGGCGGCGCGGATTCTGGCCAATTTGAAGCTGGATGTCGACAAGGTGCGCCAGGAAGTGATCCGGGCGCTGGATGCCGACTACGTCCCGGAATCCGACGAGCAGCCGGAGGCGAATGCCGGCGCCGGCGAGTCGGGCGGCGACAATCAGGAATTGCCGGCCCTGAATTCGTTCGGCCGGAATCTGACCGACATGGCGGCGCGCGGCGAACTGGACCCGGTCATCGGCCGGCAGGACGAGATCGAGCGGGTGATCCAGGTGCTGTGCCGGCGAACGAAAAACAATCCGGTATTGATCGGTGAAGCCGGTGTCGGCAAGACGGCGATTCTCGAAGGGTTGGCCGAGGCGATCGCGGCGCATCATGTGCCGGAAATTCTGGCCGACAAGAAAATTTATGCGCTGGATCTGCCGCTGATGGTGGCCGGCACCAAATACCGCGGCCAGTTCGAGGAGCGGATCAAAGCGGTCATCGACGAGGTGCGCAACTCCAGGAAAGTGATTCTCTTCATCGACGAACTGCATACCATCGTCGGCGCCGGCGGCGCCGAAGGGGCGATGGATGCCGCCAATATCATCAAACCGGCGCTGTCGCGCGGCGAACTGCAGTGCGTCGGCGCCACGACGATGGATGAATACCGCAAAGGCATTGAAAAAGATGCGGCGCTGGAGCGGCGTTTCCAGCCGATTATCGTCAATCCGCCGTCGGTTGAGGATGCGATCAAGATTCTGATGGGATTGCGGCCGACTTATGAGGCGCACCATCATGTCAAATATACCGACGACGCCATCATCACGGCGGTGAAACTGGCCGACCGCTACATTTCCGGCCGTTTCCTGCCGGACAAGGCGATCGACGTCATGGATGAGGCCGGGGCGCGGGCGCGGATTGCCAATGTGACGCCGCCGCCGGATACCACTGAGCTGGAAACCGCCATCGAGGCGGCCCGCAAGGCGAAGGAGGAGGCGATTGCCGACCAGCATTTCGAAGATGCGGCGGAGTGCCGCGATCGCGAGCGGCGGTTGAAGCAGGAGCTGGAAGCATTGCTGGAAGCGCACCGCGAAGCCTGCGATCAGAAGGTGCCGTTGATCACCCGCCGGGAGATTGCCGAGGTGCTGGCCAAGCTGACCGGCGTGCCGGTGCAGCAGATGGAGGAGGGGGAATCGCAGAAACTGTTGCGCATGGAGGATGAATTGCGCAAAGTGGTGGTCGGCCAGGATGAAGCGGTGGCGGTCATCTCCCGGGCGCTGCGCCGTTCGCGGGCCGATTTGAAAAATCCGGCCCGGCCGATCGGGTCGTTCATCTTCCTCGGTCCGACCGGCGTCGGCAAGACTTTGCTGGCCAAGGCGCTGGCGGAGTTCATGTTCGGCGATTCCGAAGCGTTGATCCAGGTGGATATGTCCGAATATATGGAAAAATTCAATGTCAGCCGGCTGATCGGTTCGCCGCCTGGTTATGTCGGCCACGGCGAGGGCGGCGAATTGACCGAGCGGGTGCGGCGTCGGCCCTATTCGGTGGTGCTGTTCGACGAAATCGAGAAAGCCCATCCGGATGTCATGCACATGCTGTTGCAGATTCTTGAGGAGGGTAAAATTACCGACACGCTGGGCCGGCGGATCGATTTCCGCAATACGATTATCATCATGACCAGCAATGTCGGAGCCGAACTGTTGGTGAAGGGCAATAAGTCGCTCGGCTTCGGCGGCGATGTTTCCGGCGGCGAGGACAAGGCCCGGGAACGGCTGATGGAGCTGGCCCGCAAATTCTTCAAGCCGGAATTTCTGAACCGGGTGGACGACGTGATCATTTTCCGCAAGCTGGAAAAGAAGGATTTGATTTCGATCGTCGACATCGAATTGGAAAAGGTCAAGGAACGGCTGTCCGGCCGCAATTTGAAACTGAAACTGGACGACGACGTCAAGGAGTTCCTGATCCAGAAAGGCTATGAGCCGGAATATGGCGCCCGTCCGCTGCGCCGTTCGGTGGAGCGTTATCTGGAAGATCCGCTGGCCGAGGAGATTCTCAAGGGGCGTTTCACCGAATCGAACGGCATCCAGGTGACGTTGGACAATCAGAAATTGCTGTTCTTCCCGCTGGCGGCGGATGAGCCGCTGTTCCGGGAGGGGAGTGAACCGGCGTCGCCGGCCGGGGAGAAAAAGCCGCGGGCCAGGCGCAGCGGGACCCGGCGGAAACCGGCCGGCGGTGACGCGAAGGAATGA
- a CDS encoding MATE family efflux transporter, translated as MTTAAIQTTEELGHDSIFKLLLKFSIPAAISNFMFTTYNVVDRIFISTALGTEAFAGVGITFYLFMICIAVGLMFGIGGGTLVSLRLGENDQPAAERILGNVIMIFLIGGVLTTALGFLFLKPLLYWFGADEATYPYAAAYMNVLLWFMAPDFLSLGVSNLIRAEGSPKFSMWNIAAGCLANIVLDYLFIFVLDWGIAGAAWATGISKLLSTLLMFWHFTLSPFRLLTLRLRNLRIDWPLVKAMAAIGLSPLILQSIISVINALINQSLRAHGGTQAVAAMTIVSTVIMLMMIPTFGVIMGYQPIVGFNYGARQFRRVADTLKGAFLLSIASTSVLYLPVMIFTAPLVALFSKDDPAVVQLATHGLRLFVLLLPLWPIFGIGSNFFQATGRPRNTIWLTLFRNVFCFISLVLILPHFLGLNGIWLTAPIADASAGAVTLWLLYREFGKLRQLEIRERRETRSLRRREPPPSADYEPELGLPDLQL; from the coding sequence ATGACGACAGCAGCAATCCAGACCACCGAAGAACTCGGTCACGATTCCATTTTCAAATTATTGTTGAAATTCAGCATTCCGGCCGCCATCAGCAATTTCATGTTCACCACCTACAACGTGGTCGACCGCATTTTCATCAGCACCGCGCTCGGCACCGAAGCGTTCGCCGGCGTCGGCATCACCTTCTATCTGTTCATGATCTGCATCGCCGTCGGACTGATGTTCGGCATCGGCGGCGGCACGCTGGTTTCGCTGCGGCTCGGGGAAAACGATCAACCGGCCGCCGAACGCATTCTCGGCAATGTAATCATGATTTTCCTGATCGGCGGGGTGCTGACCACCGCGCTCGGTTTTCTTTTTCTGAAGCCGTTGCTGTACTGGTTCGGCGCCGACGAAGCGACCTATCCCTACGCGGCCGCCTACATGAACGTGCTGTTGTGGTTCATGGCGCCCGATTTCCTGTCGCTGGGCGTCAGCAACCTGATCCGGGCCGAAGGCAGTCCGAAATTCTCGATGTGGAACATCGCCGCCGGTTGCCTTGCCAATATCGTGCTCGACTATCTTTTCATTTTCGTTCTGGACTGGGGCATCGCCGGCGCGGCCTGGGCGACCGGGATTTCCAAGCTGCTGTCCACCCTGCTGATGTTCTGGCATTTCACGCTCAGCCCGTTCCGGCTGCTGACGCTGCGGCTGCGCAACCTGCGCATCGACTGGCCGCTGGTCAAGGCGATGGCGGCCATCGGCCTGTCGCCGCTGATCCTGCAGAGCATCATCTCGGTCATCAACGCCCTGATCAACCAGTCGCTGCGCGCCCACGGCGGCACCCAGGCGGTTGCCGCGATGACCATCGTCTCAACCGTCATCATGCTGATGATGATCCCGACTTTCGGCGTCATCATGGGCTACCAGCCGATTGTCGGCTTCAACTACGGCGCCCGGCAGTTCCGCCGGGTAGCCGACACGCTGAAAGGCGCCTTTCTATTGAGCATCGCCTCCACGTCGGTACTCTATCTGCCGGTGATGATCTTCACCGCTCCGCTCGTCGCGTTGTTCAGCAAAGACGATCCGGCGGTGGTACAACTGGCGACGCACGGACTGCGGCTGTTCGTGCTGCTGCTGCCGCTGTGGCCGATCTTCGGCATCGGGTCCAACTTTTTCCAGGCGACCGGCCGGCCGCGCAATACCATCTGGCTGACATTGTTCCGCAATGTCTTCTGCTTTATCTCGCTGGTGCTGATTCTGCCGCACTTCCTCGGGCTGAACGGCATCTGGCTGACGGCGCCGATCGCCGATGCCAGCGCCGGCGCCGTCACCCTCTGGCTGCTGTACCGTGAATTCGGCAAATTACGGCAACTGGAAATCCGGGAACGCCGGGAAACCCGTTCGCTTCGCCGCCGGGAACCGCCGCCGTCCGCCGATTACGAACCGGAACTCGGCTTGCCGGACCTGCAACTTTAA
- a CDS encoding glycerate kinase, with product MKLLIAPDSYKNALSARQVAAALAAGWRQTSPTAEIIELPLADGGEGTLDAAGRIPGATRLELPATGPDGQKRDAAVLLLPDGVTALVELASCAGLELLTAERRNPLHTTTFGVGEQIASLLDRGYRKIMIGLGGSATVDGGVGLAQALGFRFYDRQNWLLPQPATGSMLGAIHRVDPSRRHPALENAELLIAGDVTAPLCGPEGAARLYGPQKGADNAAVEQLEKALHSYAALLVRQGLADRADAPGDGAAGGVGFTLRTLCRARSASGAELMLQLTDFDRYAAATDLVITGEGCSDRQTGHGKLPSVVAAHAAKFGKPTLLISGALKEPFNHTPAPFAGAFSISTGAEPLENALSNTAVNLTRLAASLAALTLIPANRNLPPDASAD from the coding sequence ATGAAACTGCTCATCGCGCCGGACTCCTACAAAAACGCCCTGTCCGCCCGCCAGGTCGCCGCGGCGCTCGCCGCCGGCTGGCGGCAAACCAGCCCGACCGCCGAAATCATCGAATTGCCGCTGGCGGACGGCGGCGAAGGGACGCTTGACGCCGCCGGCCGGATTCCCGGCGCGACCCGGCTGGAATTGCCGGCAACCGGGCCGGACGGCCAGAAGCGCGATGCCGCGGTACTGCTGCTGCCGGACGGCGTCACCGCACTGGTCGAACTGGCCAGTTGCGCCGGCCTGGAACTGTTGACGGCGGAACGGCGCAATCCGCTGCACACCACCACCTTCGGCGTCGGCGAACAAATTGCCAGTCTGCTCGATCGCGGTTACCGGAAAATCATGATCGGCCTCGGCGGCAGCGCCACCGTCGACGGCGGCGTCGGCCTGGCCCAGGCGCTCGGTTTCCGCTTTTACGACCGGCAGAACTGGCTGCTGCCGCAGCCGGCCACCGGCAGCATGCTGGGAGCCATTCACCGGGTCGATCCTTCCCGCCGCCATCCGGCTTTGGAAAATGCCGAACTGCTGATCGCCGGCGATGTCACCGCGCCGTTGTGCGGGCCGGAGGGAGCCGCCCGGTTGTACGGCCCCCAGAAAGGCGCCGACAATGCCGCGGTAGAACAATTGGAAAAGGCGCTGCACAGCTACGCCGCTCTGCTGGTCCGGCAGGGACTGGCCGACCGGGCGGACGCTCCCGGCGACGGTGCGGCCGGCGGAGTCGGCTTCACTCTGCGGACGCTTTGCCGAGCCCGGTCGGCTTCGGGAGCCGAACTGATGCTGCAATTGACCGATTTCGACCGGTATGCCGCTGCCACGGACCTGGTCATCACCGGCGAAGGCTGTTCCGACCGGCAGACCGGACATGGCAAACTGCCGAGCGTCGTCGCCGCCCACGCGGCCAAATTCGGCAAACCGACGTTGTTGATTTCCGGTGCGTTGAAAGAGCCGTTCAACCACACTCCGGCGCCGTTCGCCGGCGCGTTCAGCATCTCGACCGGCGCGGAACCGTTGGAAAATGCGCTCTCCAATACCGCCGTAAACCTGACCCGCCTGGCCGCCAGCCTGGCGGCGCTGACGCTCATTCCGGCGAACCGGAACCTGCCGCCGGACGCTTCGGCAGACTGA